The Streptomyces sp. NBC_00459 DNA segment GGAGCGGGTACCGCAACGAGGTGCTCAGTCTGCGGCTGGGCGCGGCAGTCGGGTCGTGCGCGGTCGAACCCGGAGAGCTGCCGGACAGCGCGATCGACACCTGCGTCGGCGCGGAGATCGCCGGGCTCCTCCGACACCCCCTGCTGCCGGTGCGTGTGGCCGCCCTCGACGCCTACCTCATGCACATCACCCCGCACACCCCCGAGCACGGCGCCCGGACGGTACGGCTCCCGGCGGGGTCCTCGCTGGCGAAGTCGAGGGCCCGGGCGCAGACCGTCGTGGCGCTGCTCGACCTGCCCGCCGGGGCCACGGTCCTCGTCGTCGGCGTCGTCAACTCCCTTCTGGAGGCGCTGCGTTCACGCGGGCTGAACTATGTGGCGTGCGATCTGAAAGGCGGCGCGACGGAGTGGGGCGAGCCGGTGGCCACCGACGCCCTCGCCGAGCTGGAGAGCGGACACTGTGACGCCGTACTCGCCTCCGGGATGACACTCGGCAACGGGACGTTCGAGCCGCTTCGGCGCCACGCACTCGCGCACGGACGGCAGTTGGTGATGTTCGCCCAGACCGGCAGCGCGATCCTGCCCCGCTTCCTCGGGCACGGTGTGAGCGCGGTGTGCGCGGAGCCGTACCCCTTCTTCTGGCTCGACGGCGGCCCCGGCGCCATCCACTGCTACGGCGGGAGCGGCCTGCGATGACCACCACCGCCCTACGTTCCGCCCCTGCCGCACGCCATGAGCTGCTGGCGCTCCTCGGACACACCCCACTCGCCCGGATCACCGCCGAACTCCCGCGCCCGCAACCGGGGTTCTGGGCCAAACTCGAAGGGCTCGGGGCGGGCGGGATGAAGGCACGCGCCGCCGTGTCCATGCTCCTCGGTGCCCGTGAACGGGGCGAACTGCGCCCCGGCGCATCGGTGGTGGAGTCCACCTCCGGCACCCTCGGAGTCGGGCTCGCCTTCGCCGGGCAGGCACTCGGGCACCCCGTCGTACTGGTCGGCGACAGCGAACTGGAACCTTCCATGCGGCAGTTGCTGCGCTCGCACGGAGTACGGCTGGAGATCGTCGACCGGCCGGCCACACCGGGCGGCTGGCAGGCGGCGCGACTCACCCGCCTGCGTGAACTCCTTGCCGCGCTGCCCGACGCCTACTGGCCGGACCAGTACAACAACCCCGACAACATCGCCGGATACGCCTCCCTGGCCGCCGAACTCACCGCCCAGCTCGACCACTTGGACATTCTGGTGTGCAGTGTCGGCACCGGCGGGCACAGTGCCGGAATCACCGGACCACTGCGCCGGCGCTGGCCCGCACTGCGGCTCATCGGCGTCGACGCGACCGGTTCCACCATCTTCGGCCAGCCCGCCCGGCCCCGCCTGATGCGCGGCCTCGGCAGCAGCATCCACCCGCGAAACGTCGCCTACGACGCCTTCGACGAGGTCCACTGGGTCGGCCCCGCCGAAGCCGTGGACAGCTGCCGCAGACTCGCCCGCGAAAGCTTCGTCAGCGGCGGCTGGAGCACCGGCGCCGTCGCCCGCGTCGCCGCCTGGGCGGCCCGCGTCCACCCCGGCGCCGTCGTCGCCACCGTCTTCCCCGACGGTCCGCACCGCTACCTCGGCACCGTCTACGACGACGACTTCGCCCTAGCCCACGGTCTCGACCCGAACACGGCGGTCACCCGCCCGGTCGAGATACCGCACCCCCGCGCCGCCGAGGCCACCGGCTGGGTGCGCTGCACCCGTGTGACCGACCCGCTCTCCCCGCAGGAAAGGAACCAGTGAAGGCCAGCCTGCGCACCGTCCGCCTCGAACTCACCGAGCCGCTGCGCATCTCCCGCTCCACCATGGCCGCCCGCGACGCCGTGTGGCTCGGCATCGAACACGAGGGGCTGCACGGCCACGGTGAAGCCGTCACCAGCGTGTACTACGGCCTCGACGCCGACACGCTCCAACGGCACCTCGGGGAAGTGGAGTTGAGCCGCTTCGCCGACCCCGAGGACGCCCTGGAGGCTCTGCGGGCAGGGGAGTTGGCGGGTGACGGCAACACACCGGCCGCTGTCACCGCCGCCGTCGAGTCCGCGCTCCTCGACCTCGTCGGCAAACGCGCCGGCGTCCCCGTGCACCGGCTGCTGGGCGCGTCCGCCGCGCCCGTCGCCGCGACCGCCCGCACCATAGGCATCACCTCGGTGCGGAAGGCGGCCGAAGAGGCCCGACGGCTCGCCGCGAGCGGCTTCCGGATCGTCAAGGTCAAGGCGGGGGCGCCCGACCCGGAGGACGACGTGGAGCGCGTACGTGTCATCCGGGACGCGGCGCCCGGCGTACGTCTGCTCCTCGACCCCAACGGGGCCTGGAGCATCACCCAGGCACGGGAGTTGCTGCCCCGGTTCGCCGAACTCGGCGTCGAGGCGGTGGAACAGCCGGTTGTCCCCGGCGACCCGGAGGCCTTCGGGGCCCTGGCCGAGTGGTCGCCGGTGCCGCTCATCGCCGACGAGGACGCGGTGGACCTTCAGGACGCGCGGCGGCTCGCCGGGCGCGTGCACGGCATCAACGTCAAGCTCGCCAAGTGCGGCGGGGTGCACGCGGCCCTGCGGATCGCCGGGTTGATCGAGGGCAGCGGTACGGGGTTGATGCTCGGCTGCCTCACCGCCAGCACCCTCGGCATCGCCCCCGCCGTCCATCTCGCCGACCGCGCCCGCTGGACCGACCTGGACGGACATCTGCTGCTGGCCCGGGACCCGTGGTCCGGAATCGGTGGCACCGACGGCCTCGTACGGACAAGTGGCAGACCCGGACTCGGAGTTGAGGAGACCGGGGTCCAAGGGTCCGGAACGCAGGCGCTCGGAGCAGAGGCGCCAGGAGCAAAGGGGGTCGGGCATGGGGACGCTGCGTGAGATGCGGCGCTTCCCGCTCGCCGTCCAACTGCTCCTCGTCAACCAACTCGGCGTCAATACCGGCTTCTACCTTCTGATCCCCTACCTCGCGACCCACCTCAGCGAGGACCTCGGGATGTCGGCGGCCGTCGTCGGCATCGTCCTCGGGGTGCGCAACCTCAGCCAGCAGGGCCTGTTCATCATCGGCGGTTCCGCCGCCGACCGGCTCGGCGCACG contains these protein-coding regions:
- a CDS encoding Rossmann-like domain-containing protein; this translates as MADRALAGELGPDPAGLRIAVAFSTRQAVRHEGRGSGYRNEVLSLRLGAAVGSCAVEPGELPDSAIDTCVGAEIAGLLRHPLLPVRVAALDAYLMHITPHTPEHGARTVRLPAGSSLAKSRARAQTVVALLDLPAGATVLVVGVVNSLLEALRSRGLNYVACDLKGGATEWGEPVATDALAELESGHCDAVLASGMTLGNGTFEPLRRHALAHGRQLVMFAQTGSAILPRFLGHGVSAVCAEPYPFFWLDGGPGAIHCYGGSGLR
- a CDS encoding dipeptide epimerase, with the translated sequence MKASLRTVRLELTEPLRISRSTMAARDAVWLGIEHEGLHGHGEAVTSVYYGLDADTLQRHLGEVELSRFADPEDALEALRAGELAGDGNTPAAVTAAVESALLDLVGKRAGVPVHRLLGASAAPVAATARTIGITSVRKAAEEARRLAASGFRIVKVKAGAPDPEDDVERVRVIRDAAPGVRLLLDPNGAWSITQARELLPRFAELGVEAVEQPVVPGDPEAFGALAEWSPVPLIADEDAVDLQDARRLAGRVHGINVKLAKCGGVHAALRIAGLIEGSGTGLMLGCLTASTLGIAPAVHLADRARWTDLDGHLLLARDPWSGIGGTDGLVRTSGRPGLGVEETGVQGSGTQALGAEAPGAKGVGHGDAA
- a CDS encoding PLP-dependent cysteine synthase family protein — encoded protein: MTTTALRSAPAARHELLALLGHTPLARITAELPRPQPGFWAKLEGLGAGGMKARAAVSMLLGARERGELRPGASVVESTSGTLGVGLAFAGQALGHPVVLVGDSELEPSMRQLLRSHGVRLEIVDRPATPGGWQAARLTRLRELLAALPDAYWPDQYNNPDNIAGYASLAAELTAQLDHLDILVCSVGTGGHSAGITGPLRRRWPALRLIGVDATGSTIFGQPARPRLMRGLGSSIHPRNVAYDAFDEVHWVGPAEAVDSCRRLARESFVSGGWSTGAVARVAAWAARVHPGAVVATVFPDGPHRYLGTVYDDDFALAHGLDPNTAVTRPVEIPHPRAAEATGWVRCTRVTDPLSPQERNQ